The Kitasatospora sp. NBC_00374 genome has a segment encoding these proteins:
- a CDS encoding acyl-CoA thioesterase has protein sequence MTDAMNQEDVGAGVVRPFADLLRIEELDENLFRGRCHAGAPMRAFGGQVAAQALTAAGRTIDPGRRVHSLHGYFLRPGDPQRPIVYQVDQVRDGMSYATRRVTAVQRGEAIFTLSASFKVPEESGGRQRTMPPVPGPDELPDPFLAWEQADPEDFARATDFRTLELRFIPAGTPGLPPELPGVPQQFVWLRTGTPLPADDPLLQVCALTYLSDLTLASTTALHLQPHRFQRTEPPLITLASLDHAMWFHRPFRADDWLLFAQRSPSVSDGRGLALGEFYDRDGLLVASAVQETLVRERRGVPR, from the coding sequence GTGACGGATGCCATGAACCAGGAGGACGTCGGCGCGGGCGTGGTCCGCCCGTTCGCCGATCTGCTGCGGATCGAGGAGCTGGACGAGAACCTGTTCCGGGGCCGCTGCCACGCCGGGGCGCCGATGCGCGCCTTCGGCGGGCAGGTCGCGGCGCAGGCGCTCACGGCGGCCGGCCGGACCATCGACCCGGGCCGCCGGGTGCACTCGCTGCACGGGTACTTCCTGCGGCCGGGCGACCCGCAGCGGCCGATCGTCTACCAGGTCGACCAGGTCCGGGACGGCATGTCCTACGCCACCCGACGGGTGACGGCCGTCCAGCGCGGCGAGGCCATCTTCACGCTCTCCGCCTCCTTCAAGGTGCCCGAGGAGTCCGGCGGGCGGCAGCGCACCATGCCCCCGGTACCGGGGCCGGACGAGCTGCCCGATCCGTTCCTCGCCTGGGAGCAGGCCGATCCCGAGGACTTCGCCCGGGCCACCGACTTCCGCACCCTGGAGCTGCGCTTCATCCCCGCCGGAACGCCCGGCCTGCCACCGGAACTACCGGGCGTGCCACAGCAGTTCGTCTGGCTGCGGACCGGCACTCCACTGCCGGCCGACGACCCGCTGCTGCAGGTCTGCGCACTGACCTACCTCTCCGACCTCACGCTGGCCTCGACCACCGCCCTGCACCTGCAGCCGCACCGGTTCCAGCGCACCGAGCCGCCGCTGATCACGCTCGCCTCGCTGGACCACGCGATGTGGTTCCACCGGCCGTTCCGCGCCGACGACTGGCTGCTGTTCGCCCAGCGCAGCCCGTCCGTCTCGGACGGCCGCGGCCTGGCACTCGGCGAGTTCTACGACCGGGACGGGCTGCTGGTCGCCTCCGCCGTCCAGGAGACCCTCGTGCGCGAACGACGTGGCGTTCCCCGGTAG